A region from the Triticum urartu cultivar G1812 chromosome 1, Tu2.1, whole genome shotgun sequence genome encodes:
- the LOC125534858 gene encoding gelsolin-related protein of 125 kDa-like: MGCGGSKEDVATGNTAANGAGKLFRRKSTMSASHRSSHAPSPSSSDDTSVAVKDVAKEPSAGETKADVVEVASDEKPVAVVEDEEEAVAAKKDVTGDEVSATVDEAAQPPLKEEGGLPKSNMADEAPVVEEAKVDEAKEAVVALIKEETKPEETKEEETSPASTNDRGTSRTNLNLASIQIVI; encoded by the coding sequence ATGGGTTGCGGTGGCTCCAAAGAGGACGTGGCCACCGGCAACACCGCCGCCAACGGCGCCGGCAAGCTCTTCCGGAGGAAGTCCACCATGTCCGCCAGCCACCGCTCCTCCCACGCGCCCTCCCCCTCCTCGTCCGACGACACCTCCGTCGCCGTCAAGGACGTCGCCAAGGAGCCGTCGGCCGGCGAGACCAAGGCCGACGTCGTCGAGGTGGCGTCGGACGAGAAGCCCGTCGCCGTCGtcgaggatgaggaggaggcggtggcggccaAGAAGGATGTCACCGGTGACGAAGTTTCTGCCACGGTGGACGAGGCGGCGCAACCTCCTTTGAAGGAGGAGGGCGGGCTGCCGAAATCCAACATGGCCGATGAGGCGCCGGTGGTGGAGGAGGCTAAGGTCGATGAGGCGAAGGAAGCAGTAGTAGCACTCATCAAGGAGGAGACCAAACCCGAGGAGACCAAGGAGGAAGAGACGTCTCCTGCTTCCACAAACGATCGTGGTACGTCTCGCACTAATTTGAATTTAGCATCTATACAAATCGTGATTTAA